A section of the Veillonella criceti genome encodes:
- the queD gene encoding 6-carboxytetrahydropterin synthase QueD, with amino-acid sequence MFTVVKKLEISASHQLKLTYKSKCQNLHGHNWIVHIYARSAELDENGMVIDFGHIKEAIHGRLDHKHVNDIMGDINPTAENMAKWIADELGEKCFKVVVQESEGNVAIYERD; translated from the coding sequence ATGTTTACTGTTGTCAAAAAATTAGAAATTAGTGCATCTCATCAATTAAAATTAACCTATAAGAGTAAATGCCAAAATTTACATGGTCATAACTGGATTGTCCACATTTATGCTCGCAGTGCTGAACTCGACGAAAATGGTATGGTCATCGACTTTGGTCATATCAAAGAAGCCATCCATGGCCGTCTCGATCATAAACATGTAAATGATATTATGGGTGATATTAATCCGACTGCCGAAAATATGGCCAAATGGATTGCTGACGAACTCGGCGAAAAATGTTTCAAAGTTGTTGTCCAAGAATCAGAAGGGAACGTGGCTATCTATGAACGTGATTGA
- a CDS encoding sensor histidine kinase, with protein MYSKWKNRNSNLQGISQWFHWLRSLFVRNENGTCINPFNRLPITLKITGWYSIFLLLMLLMLSVFIMQFTQLWEDSEMRSTLQSRVINTADNLTRFRPFQEGVFTVLYMDNGVAIKGAIPDGFPPESMLSPHHITEITVKNSTFYYYDAPVADPAFHGWVRGVLPATTASRAANIMLWSLLLGGVIFLVIGTSGGYWIIKRGLRPIRNMTKTAATIGQKRDLSQRIEQLVDSHDEIAALSQTFNSMLDSLENSSLREKQFSSDVSHELRTPIAVIQAESDFGRAYIDNIDEAKESFEHIFQQSRFMTAMVTQLLDIARLDNMDNIKKDPLDLSHMMQEVVDSYRRICKEKSITLQATLEPNLSITGNLPFLKRAVGNLVDNAIKFTKDTVTIALDKTDEAIRITVSDNGEGINEEDLAKIWDRLYQVDQARTKKADQGLGLGLYFVQNIIKLHQAKAYAVSEPHVSTSFILEFPTTTVEASGKDLP; from the coding sequence ATGTATTCAAAGTGGAAGAATAGAAACTCAAACTTACAGGGAATCAGCCAATGGTTTCATTGGCTGCGTTCCCTCTTTGTTCGCAACGAGAATGGCACTTGTATCAATCCATTCAACCGATTACCCATTACATTAAAAATTACGGGTTGGTATTCCATTTTCTTACTACTCATGCTACTCATGCTCTCCGTCTTCATTATGCAATTCACACAATTGTGGGAAGATTCAGAAATGCGTAGCACACTGCAATCACGAGTCATTAATACCGCCGATAATTTAACACGATTTCGGCCATTCCAAGAAGGGGTATTTACTGTACTCTACATGGACAACGGGGTCGCTATTAAGGGCGCAATTCCTGATGGTTTTCCGCCAGAAAGTATGCTATCACCACATCATATTACAGAAATAACAGTAAAAAATTCGACTTTCTACTATTATGATGCACCAGTAGCTGATCCGGCTTTTCATGGTTGGGTACGCGGCGTTTTACCAGCTACGACCGCCAGTCGAGCGGCTAATATCATGCTTTGGTCCCTACTCTTAGGGGGTGTCATCTTCTTAGTCATTGGTACCAGTGGCGGTTATTGGATTATTAAACGTGGCTTACGCCCCATTCGTAATATGACAAAAACAGCTGCTACTATTGGTCAAAAGCGTGACTTATCACAGCGAATTGAACAACTCGTCGACAGTCATGATGAAATTGCAGCCCTATCGCAAACTTTCAATAGCATGTTGGATAGCTTAGAAAACTCATCCCTTCGCGAGAAACAATTCAGTTCTGATGTATCTCACGAATTACGAACCCCCATTGCAGTCATTCAAGCAGAAAGTGATTTTGGTAGAGCCTATATTGATAATATAGACGAAGCCAAAGAAAGTTTTGAACATATTTTCCAGCAAAGCCGTTTTATGACGGCTATGGTCACACAATTATTAGATATTGCCCGTCTTGATAACATGGATAATATCAAAAAGGATCCCCTTGATTTAAGTCATATGATGCAAGAAGTTGTCGATAGTTATCGTCGTATTTGTAAAGAAAAATCTATCACTTTACAAGCTACACTTGAGCCAAATCTATCCATAACTGGTAATCTCCCCTTTTTAAAACGGGCCGTTGGCAACTTAGTGGATAATGCCATTAAATTTACCAAAGACACGGTTACCATTGCCTTAGACAAAACGGACGAAGCCATTCGCATCACTGTTAGTGATAATGGTGAAGGCATTAATGAAGAGGACTTGGCTAAAATCTGGGACCGATTATATCAAGTTGATCAAGCTCGTACTAAAAAGGCAGACCAAGGACTTGGCTTAGGACTTTATTTTGTACAAAACATTATAAAACTACACCAAGCTAAAGCCTACGCTGTAAGTGAACCTCATGTGTCAACTAGCTTTATTTTGGAATTTCCTACAACGACCGTTGAGGCCTCTGGAAAGGATTTACCATGA
- a CDS encoding LL-diaminopimelate aminotransferase yields the protein MALVNENYSNLQSSYLFANIARKVAEFQKTHPDADIIRLGIGDVTQPLAPAVIESMHKAVDEMSQADTFRGYGPEQGYEFLRQAVIEHDYKPRGIQLDIDEVFISDGAKSDVGNIQELFSAHNTVAITDPVYPVYLDSNVMGGRSGQFVDGKFENIVYLPTNAENSFSPAFPEKRVDIVYLCCPNNPTGTVLTRQRLKEWVDWCKTNDTVLMFDSAYEAFISSEDTVHSIYEIEGAREVAIEFRSFSKTAGFTGTRCAYTVVPKDLVINTANGEKQALNPLWNRRQCTKFNGVPYIVQRAAEAVYSEAGYKQTREAIAYYKENARIIREGLEAIGLTVFGGIDAPYIWLKVPTGMTSWEFFDLLLEKVHIVSTPGAGFGPCGEGYLRLTAFGSRENTLRAIERIKTLKI from the coding sequence ATGGCTTTAGTCAATGAAAATTATTCCAATCTTCAAAGTTCCTATTTATTTGCTAACATAGCTCGTAAAGTAGCGGAATTTCAAAAAACACACCCTGATGCCGACATTATTCGCTTAGGTATTGGCGATGTAACCCAACCACTAGCCCCTGCTGTTATTGAATCCATGCACAAAGCAGTTGATGAAATGAGTCAAGCCGATACCTTTCGTGGTTATGGCCCTGAACAAGGTTATGAATTCTTACGTCAAGCCGTCATTGAGCATGACTACAAACCACGGGGTATCCAACTAGATATTGACGAAGTATTCATTTCTGATGGTGCTAAATCTGATGTTGGCAATATCCAAGAATTATTCAGTGCCCACAATACAGTAGCTATTACTGACCCAGTATACCCCGTTTACTTAGATAGCAATGTTATGGGTGGTCGTTCAGGCCAATTCGTAGATGGCAAATTTGAAAATATTGTGTACTTACCAACGAATGCAGAAAACAGTTTCTCCCCAGCCTTCCCTGAAAAGCGTGTAGATATTGTCTATCTTTGTTGTCCTAACAATCCAACAGGTACCGTGTTAACCCGTCAACGCCTTAAAGAATGGGTAGATTGGTGTAAAACCAATGATACCGTGCTCATGTTTGACTCTGCGTATGAAGCCTTTATCAGTAGTGAAGATACTGTCCACAGTATCTATGAAATTGAAGGAGCCCGCGAGGTGGCTATCGAATTCCGCTCTTTCTCTAAAACAGCTGGTTTCACAGGTACACGCTGCGCCTACACAGTCGTACCTAAAGACTTGGTAATTAATACGGCTAACGGCGAAAAGCAGGCCTTAAATCCATTGTGGAATCGTCGTCAATGTACCAAATTTAATGGTGTTCCTTATATCGTTCAGCGAGCTGCCGAAGCCGTCTATTCCGAAGCCGGTTACAAGCAAACCCGTGAAGCTATTGCTTACTACAAAGAAAATGCCCGCATTATCCGTGAAGGCCTAGAAGCCATTGGCTTAACTGTATTCGGTGGCATTGATGCTCCTTACATTTGGCTTAAAGTGCCAACGGGTATGACCAGCTGGGAATTCTTTGATTTATTATTAGAAAAAGTACATATCGTAAGTACACCAGGCGCCGGTTTTGGACCTTGTGGCGAAGGGTATCTACGACTTACAGCTTTCGGTAGTCGTGAAAATACCTTACGTGCCATTGAGCGAATTAAAACTTTAAAAATATAA
- a CDS encoding response regulator transcription factor — translation MKVLLVEDEEMLNNIIAKRLRVESMTVDCCFDGETALDHINTSSYDVVVMDVMIPKMDGFTVVQHLRQEGNKTPVLFLTAKDALQDKIKGFNHGGDDYLVKPFEFEELIARIYALSRRSYNHAHNDLEAGPLTINSQSRTATLHGHELVLTAKEFDLLYYLASNVNIVLSRQQILDHVWEYDYESYSNLIDVYIKDLRKKLDVADEAKLIHTVRGVGYVFKVEE, via the coding sequence ATGAAAGTTTTACTAGTTGAAGACGAAGAAATGTTAAATAATATTATAGCTAAACGTCTCCGCGTAGAGTCTATGACAGTTGATTGCTGTTTTGACGGTGAAACGGCCTTAGACCATATTAATACATCTAGTTATGATGTCGTAGTCATGGATGTAATGATACCTAAGATGGATGGTTTCACAGTAGTTCAACATTTGCGTCAAGAAGGTAATAAGACACCTGTTTTATTCTTAACAGCTAAAGATGCTCTTCAAGATAAAATTAAAGGGTTTAACCACGGTGGCGATGACTATTTAGTCAAACCTTTTGAATTTGAAGAGTTAATCGCTCGTATTTATGCATTATCTCGTCGTAGCTACAACCATGCTCACAACGATTTAGAAGCAGGTCCTTTAACAATTAATAGTCAAAGTCGTACTGCTACTTTGCATGGCCACGAATTAGTATTAACGGCTAAAGAATTTGATTTATTATATTATTTAGCTAGCAATGTAAATATCGTACTATCTCGTCAACAGATTCTTGATCATGTATGGGAATACGATTATGAAAGCTATTCTAACCTAATTGATGTATATATTAAGGATTTACGTAAAAAACTTGATGTAGCCGACGAAGCAAAATTAATTCATACCGTACGAGGTGTTGGCTATGTATTCAAAGTGGAAGAATAG
- a CDS encoding aldehyde dehydrogenase family protein: MSLQLKEQYGLFINNQWVPASDGGTYEVHSPANGALLAKAAEATKEDVDAAVVAATKAFETWKKTSPQERSEYLLKIADALEAQAEHFAMVESYDNGKPIRETRAVDVPFAIDHFRYFAGAIRAEEGSANMLDENTLALILNEPIGVVGQVIPWNFPFLMAAWKIAPALAAGCTIVIKPSNHTSLSLLEFANIFQQILPPGVVNIITGKGSRSGQYILDHPGFNKLAFTGSTEVGLNVYKAASERLIPATLELGGKSANIFFEDAKWDMALDGAMLGILFNQGQVCCAGSRIFVQDTIYDKFVADLAKLFDKVKVGMPWEDSTELGAQIYEAQTEKILDYVEIAKQEGARIAAGGVRVTDGEFGKGCFVRPTLIVDATNDMRVAREEIFGPVAVVIKFHSEDEVIKMANDSIYGLGGGVWTRDINRAVRVARAIETGRMWVNCYNSIPAGAPFGGYKQSGIGRETHKVILEHYSQKKSILVNLGENPSGLYNLDVDK; encoded by the coding sequence ATGTCTTTACAATTAAAAGAACAATATGGTTTGTTTATTAATAATCAGTGGGTGCCAGCCAGTGATGGTGGCACTTATGAAGTACATAGTCCAGCTAATGGTGCGTTATTGGCTAAAGCAGCAGAAGCAACTAAAGAAGATGTTGATGCAGCCGTTGTAGCAGCGACAAAAGCGTTTGAAACTTGGAAGAAAACAAGTCCTCAGGAACGTTCGGAATATTTACTTAAAATTGCCGATGCGCTAGAAGCACAGGCTGAGCATTTTGCTATGGTAGAATCGTATGATAATGGTAAGCCAATCCGTGAAACACGTGCTGTAGATGTACCTTTTGCGATTGATCATTTCCGCTATTTTGCTGGCGCTATTCGCGCTGAAGAAGGCTCCGCTAATATGCTGGATGAAAATACATTGGCACTGATTTTAAATGAGCCAATCGGTGTTGTGGGGCAGGTTATTCCTTGGAACTTCCCATTCTTGATGGCTGCTTGGAAAATAGCGCCTGCATTGGCTGCTGGTTGTACAATTGTTATTAAGCCATCCAATCATACATCTCTTAGCTTGTTAGAATTTGCTAATATTTTCCAGCAGATTTTACCACCAGGTGTTGTGAATATTATTACTGGTAAAGGCTCTCGTTCTGGTCAATATATTCTTGACCATCCTGGTTTCAATAAATTGGCTTTTACAGGGTCTACAGAAGTGGGCCTTAATGTATATAAAGCAGCATCGGAACGTTTAATTCCAGCAACTCTTGAATTAGGTGGTAAATCCGCTAATATTTTCTTTGAAGATGCTAAATGGGATATGGCGTTAGATGGTGCTATGCTCGGTATCTTGTTCAATCAAGGGCAAGTATGTTGTGCTGGTTCGCGTATCTTCGTTCAAGATACAATTTATGATAAATTTGTAGCAGATTTAGCTAAGTTGTTTGATAAAGTTAAAGTAGGCATGCCTTGGGAGGATTCTACCGAATTAGGGGCTCAGATTTATGAAGCCCAGACAGAAAAAATTCTTGATTATGTAGAAATTGCTAAACAAGAAGGAGCTCGTATTGCGGCTGGTGGCGTTCGTGTAACGGATGGCGAATTTGGTAAAGGGTGTTTTGTTCGTCCAACCTTAATCGTAGATGCGACCAATGATATGCGCGTAGCCCGCGAAGAAATCTTTGGGCCAGTAGCGGTTGTTATTAAATTCCACAGTGAAGACGAAGTAATTAAAATGGCTAACGACAGTATTTATGGGCTCGGTGGTGGCGTATGGACCCGCGATATTAATCGTGCTGTTCGTGTAGCGCGGGCCATTGAAACTGGCCGTATGTGGGTAAACTGCTACAATAGCATTCCTGCAGGGGCTCCATTTGGTGGCTATAAACAGTCTGGTATTGGCCGTGAAACGCATAAAGTAATTTTAGAACACTATAGCCAGAAGAAGAGTATTCTTGTAAATCTTGGTGAAAACCCATCTGGTTTATATAATTTAGATGTAGACAAATAA
- a CDS encoding radical SAM protein — protein sequence MNVIELFSSIEGEGTRQGFPCSFLRLHDCNLRCVYCDTLYSYGDDAVFETYTINEMADALEALGNRYITITGGEPLLQAKEVEALIDVLSARTTPYGPYEFNIETNGSILPPFQRANVFYTFDYKCPDSAAEEHMQPKLCDSLTDKDVLKFVVSSYSDLQKMKEIVTTKQPKGHIFVSPVFGKIDPKDIVEYLLTNHLQQVRLQLQIHKFIWDPDAKGV from the coding sequence ATGAACGTGATTGAGCTTTTTAGCTCTATCGAAGGGGAAGGCACACGCCAAGGCTTTCCCTGTTCCTTTTTACGATTACATGACTGTAATCTCCGTTGTGTGTATTGTGACACTCTCTATAGCTATGGCGATGATGCAGTTTTTGAAACGTACACAATCAATGAAATGGCCGACGCCCTAGAGGCCTTAGGCAATCGCTATATTACCATTACAGGTGGCGAACCTCTGTTACAGGCTAAGGAAGTAGAAGCACTGATTGATGTATTAAGCGCTCGTACAACACCGTATGGACCTTACGAATTTAACATTGAAACCAATGGCAGTATTTTACCACCCTTTCAACGGGCCAATGTTTTCTACACCTTTGATTATAAATGCCCTGATTCTGCAGCCGAAGAGCATATGCAGCCAAAGCTATGTGACTCCTTAACAGATAAGGATGTACTAAAATTTGTAGTCAGCTCTTATAGCGATTTACAAAAGATGAAAGAAATTGTAACTACGAAACAGCCAAAAGGCCATATCTTTGTCTCCCCTGTATTTGGCAAAATTGATCCAAAAGATATTGTTGAATATCTTTTAACGAATCACCTACAGCAAGTACGTTTACAATTACAAATCCACAAATTTATATGGGATCCAGATGCTAAAGGCGTTTAG